TAATTTGGTTTGCCttgaatgatgtcatcaaataGTGTCTTCAAAGGGGTTGCAAAGTTCAGTAACTCTTAATTGCTGATAAACATGTAGACACATGCCACAGGGCATAATGGAGGACAACCATTCTTCAAAACAGGAGCACTCATGGTGGGTTCATCCAGGAAGCATTAAAACATAACACCAGACATTGTGGActcaatgaatgaatattgCTTCATACAGTTTGGGGCAAGTCATTTTTGGTTCTATGATTGCGCCTATGCAGTCAACCCATGAAGTTATGCTTGGATGAGTTTGGTTGGACTTATCAAACACCTTTGGCAACTAAAATCCCCAGCTAGAtactaaaaaatgtaaaaaaaataataatatgacattatactgtatattactAGTCCGATgcattagaaataaaaaagcataTTACATCACAATTGCAATGTTGAGTGATAGAAATCCTACACATTAAAATCAGTCAGccctaagtaaaaaaaaaaaaaagacatctaaGGACAGTGAAAACATGCTAACTTCCCACCAACATTTAAAACCCCAAGCCTCAAGATGTGAGGCAGATTTACTAACCACAATCCACTGCGTGCCTTCTGAGATGACATGAATATAATATTAACAGACGTCTATTAGGAATGATTTTCATTACTGCCATAGTGTTTGCCAAGGTGGTGAAGCTGTAATACCCTCATGCAAAATAACTCCATCCTGAAAGCAAATTTATGCAGAAGTAATGGCCAGGGGTCTCAATGCTGTTCTCCCTATCATGCCCCTTCTCTGCTGCTCCCAAGTGGTCGGATACAGTTCTGCATGTTTGCTCACCAAATGTTTAAGTTACCAGTCCACATGGCTTTCATCATACCCTTATAACTAAACCAGTGAAGGATTCAATTAAacgattcattttttttcaacatgtcTCAAAATGGATTACTCAAATCCTATCATTGCCATTTCATCTTAACATTTCCCGGAATGCATGCGCTGTCTTCCATCTCTGTTCCGTGCATCGTGCCTGTTCTGTCACTGTGACTGGACTCAGTCCAATGAGCGCTGTGTGAAACTTGACAAAATCAGCGCGACCGTGACCATTTCCACATGTGCTCGTGAGCACATGCCAGTGAACTCAGTGTGACTTATTGATGTGACGGCTGTAACTGTAACCAGATTAGGTAAACTGGGGTCACACTCTGTCAGGGCTTCTCTATACTCTTTAGATTGACTGGTTGAGGTCTCGTGTCTTAATAGCCTTCTTAATTTATGACCTCGATTATTATGGAATTGATTCCTGGTGAGGGCCACCCATGCtagtacaaacaaaacatgcagtCATGGTATGGGCCACCAAGTCAATCTGGGTGAGAGCTTGATGGGTTTTGTCAGGAAAACACTGAGCTCACTCAGTTTTTAGAGCTTCGGTTTCCAATATGGAGCCTTTAATctgtttttattatgttttcgCTGACCTTCAACGCTACAgaaaagaggattttttttttgccttcttaTGAAGTTGAAAAACCAAATGTGCATTTAATTAAGAACGCATACTGCACACCGACGGGCAGTGCGGtcaatcattttcattcatatgCATTTTTGTTATGATTTACGTATATGCTGCACAGAAATTACACTCTGCatgcaaatgtattaaaaGTGCAATATATTGTACTTTTTGGCATCTTATCCTTTCATTTGGGTTTTTTGACATGATATTTGAATGGTCAACACAGATGAAACGATCATTTCTGTACCTTTGATGCTATACTCATATTTAAATAGCTcatctgtgtttttgttgacttattttgtcatttcctcCCGTTTTTCAAATCGGGTTCAGTAGGTTTTTATGTCCACCTGTTCTTAACGGCCTACTGCCTTTGTGTTCAATTAGGTGTTCCTCATTGTCTCAACAGTTGTATTTAGTTCCTTGGTTTCTTTGAGTCGTGGTaggttcatttttttgttgcttctgTTTCTGTTTGATCTTGTTCCCAATTTTGGTTTGCTGATTTGCATATATTTGGACTTCTGTTAATTTTGTAGTTGTGATTTGAgggtctttttgttttttggaaacGCAAACCTATTTTGTGGTTTGAGAGCATCCTGCTCTGTTGTTTCTCCTACTTCGCTGTACTTGCAAACCCAAATCGTAACGgaatgtgaaaaacaaaaaacctaaCGTTCAAGACAGGACACAAACCACAAGTAAACAAGACATAAGATGAAAGAAACCCAAATCTAATcaaaaccacataaaaatgactttttctaCCTATTGTTCTTTCTATACCAAAAGTAccacaaaacatttgaccTCAGATGCAGAAAGAATACTCCGTCCGGTTTGACACAGATTTATATTCTTGAGGTGGTGTGTTCTTTGAGGTAAGCGGCTTAAGAAGAAATACAAACACGCAGCAGAGGGAGAGGTCAGCGGTGCATGGTGATAAAATAGTAGGACCGAGTGTTTTGTATTGTGGTGGTGAATGGGGAAAGCCCAGCAGTAACCTCCAACAGTTACTTCAACAAACAGCAGCCAGGAGAGGCGACCACAGAAAGTACCACAGCCATAacatataaacacacatgTGCATTGCCCACACATGCAACATATTATCCTGCACATGCACAATATGTGAGGGGAGCTGCCTGCtgtatttgaatttaaataaGAAGAAACAAATATGTTACAAAGTATGCAGTCACATGCGACGATGGCCCATTTAACAACGAGGACGCATCTCAGCCAACGGGAAAGTCCGCAGAGCCAATACTGTAGCAGAAAGGAAGCGGGCTGTCGGCTGACATCTGGTCTGCATGTGTCCTTCACGGTCTGCGTGGCTGCGTGTCAAACACGCAGACTTCTTTTCCAAGTCTACTGTGAACTGTTCAGGAAAATTCACAGCCAATTAGATAATAAATACGATTGATGTATGGCAGAATATTCCTCTAGTGATAAAGTCAATCACTGGTTAGTGAATTCAGATGGGTTGGGATCTCGGCTCTGGAGTTTCTGTTTGGAGTTTTTCACACAAtccccaaaatattttatgccATTTCAAATCAGTGGTTCTTGTGGTGTAACCTGTTTGAAGTACCGCCCATCTTATTGTGAAAGGGAAACAGGAAGTACCTGAGATGCTTTGACGCTCTAAATTGCTTCTACGTGTGAAAATTAGAATGATTGTGATAATCACTTCACTTCTAGTGATTCATGGTGGTTTCCTTACTCTTACTTTACTGGTGAGCAGGTGCATTTCTGGCACATGTAATATCAAATTCAATAATTCCGTCTTTCCAGTGAAATTCGTCACCTTAGTAGGCCGACGGCCACAGTGAAATATTTCCCAGGAATGCAGTGGGGTGTAGGAAAAGAAAGCCACATTTGTGGCCTGTATTTCTAGTTCGGAAGCATTTACAATGTCATCAGCCTTCAAATGCAGCCTTCAAATGATGCAGCCACATATTCAGAGGCATTAACAGTAGAGCATGCACATCTTTGTAAACATTCATTTCATTCCATCTAAGCGATACATTGTCTGAGTCTGGTGTTCGTCAAAAGATAACACAACGTATGCAAGATCGATTGATTTTAAGAATTTGGCTTTTGTCTCGTTTTGGAGAAGCGTTGACAGTGAGTCTCGGGTGTTAAACCTCACAATCTGCTCGCTGGCAACGCGCAGGCTCTGTCCCGCCTCTGATACTATGCGGGAAGCTGGCAGATTTCCCGGTTGACACACAAGACtttggcaaaaaagaaaatgactgaCAGGGTGAAAGAGACTAGTGACATCTGGTCTCGGGTAATGTATATAGTTTGCGTGCAGCAATGCTTTTTTTATCGGATATTTGATTATAATCGTATTGTGAAATCAGTTTAATTCAAGTTTAATCCCCGGCAGTGTAATTCAgagcatttgcatttttccttGGTTGAACTGCCTCAAAACTAAGagaaaaatttgaattttcattttattaaacatTCTAAAATACTATGGTTGCCTTATAATCCAAAGTAAAATAAGAATCATAGCGATGGCCAGTCTTTGATGCACATATACAGGAAATCATATTTTTTAGTAAGCGGTCAGTTCATCTAAGTGAGCAAATACACACCTAGTAACTACATGTTGACAAATTTAGTATATGTGGCACTTATCACAATGAAGAAACTCACTTTGGAGATGGTTATATGTACATTTGCTCCAGCAATTATTGTAAGCAAGCTATCAGGTCAAAATGTCCCCTTTAAACTTTTAGCTGGAGTGAAACATCTGCCTTCCCTAAATGTATTGTCCAGAAAGTTTTTAGCGTATGACGAAAATATGCCAAAGGAGCagtgaaaaataatgaagatTAACAGGCACAATGAAATCATACGACAACAATTACAGCTTGTTTGGCATCAATACAATGTGACTAATTGTTGTTTGAGCGGCGCCAGTGATGAAGTAACTCATACGGAGCGATTCATCTCAATGGTGAGTTTCTTCTCAGGCTCTTTAAAGCACAACATTTGGCCGAAGGCCAGCGAGTCCACCAGGAGCTACAACTTTACAGCTCTGACCTTTCCTTCAACTCACTCTTACTGGAAGCCTTGGGCAGGCCACAGCTCCACTATTCAGAAATATTTCACGTTGGAGCCAAAATAAGACGAGATGTGCTCGAGATGGTTTTCTCCATCACACGTGTTGATCATTTTTATCCTTGCTTCAGCTCTTCACAGCTTCCCTCACCTGGGCCTTCCAGCAGCAGGCTGAGCTATCCAAGTACCAGTACCGAGACCCGGTGACCTCCGACCTCCTCTTGTGTGACCAGTGTCCCCCTGGCACGGCCGTGAAGAAACACTGCACTGCTGAGAGGGCCACAGAGTGCCAACCCTGTCCAGAGAGGCATTTTGCAGACAGCTGGCACTGGGGGGACTCGTGCCAATACTGCACTTTGGTGGGTACAGTGCTGGGAgtaacaaagtacaaatacttGGTGACGCTCCATTTGTAATGACAAATTTATACTTCAAGAGAAAGACAAGTCAAAACCTTCAAGAGGAAGTCAAGTCATGTCTTTTATTCATCTCagggggtggccattttgcaacTTGcggttgactgaaaatgacacacaGTTGCTCACAGTTGCTCAGTGCTTAAGTATTGACAAATCATGGCtccccttttttatttttcatttggtcATGTCATGTTCACAAGCTTAGATTTCaggcactgtgatgtcattttcagtcaagaGCAATTGGCATAATGGCCACCTCCCACAGGTGGATAAAAACGGGTGGATTTTGCTGCttgattcatattccacaaatgcatgATTACTCAGAATAGTGTTTTCGGACAAATGGGGCCACATCGAAAACATTAATGACAAGATCATTTTTGACTTGACAGGAGTCATTTTAAGCACAATTATCTGCACTTCTGCCCAAGAACAGTGTGTGAGTACTTTTGTTACCTTTAGGTACATTGGAGCACAAAAAAACTATACATTGTAGTTTTCAGAAAGACCtgtttttctgtttaaaattcctgcacacacacacacacatacacacacgctgTGGACACAAGTCTGTTACTTCACTTATGGGAACTTGTccgtttgtatttttattcagcTTACTTTTTTACTTGAAACATTTGTGGTTCTCTCAGAtcttttctttatgtgcatGACTATGCTATATTGTGTTGCTTTTAGAAATCCAGAGGATGGTTGTATTGCATGTCTTTCATCAAAGTTTTTGTTCAAGGCTGCGGTTTGTAATGCAGCACCTTCAAGACCTGCGCCGCGACTCAAAAGAATCATTTCTACCTTCTCCACTTAAAGGCCTGTGACAATGCTGGGTTGTGTGCTCCATGTTTAGGTATGCAAAGAGAGACAGCTGGTGAAACAAGAATGCAACAGCACCCACGACCGAGTGTGCGAGTGCGCGGCAGGTTTCCACCTCGTGGTCGAGTTCTGCATCACACACAGCTCCTGCCCACCCGGCTATGGGGTGACGGATTTAGGTAAGCGAGATTGCATTTCAATTTCACAACCTAAACGATTAAGTGACCTTGATTCATTATGTCACTACTAAGACGTAAGACGCGTGtatgttatttttacaatttattgATTAATCTAAAATGTTTAAAGTGACTTGCGCTCTTTTATGATGCAATGTTGAACAAACATATTGTTTTTgggagaatttttattttttagtttttttttattgtttattttacttgtgatttatttgtttattttgcaataATGGCATCTTTTTCTTTACATTAGTACGGTCACTGTGTTACACTTACAAATTCTGAACTAATAGTTTAGTTTGTTCTTTGCATGTGAAGTGATGataattaaaaagaagaagTCACAAATAGTGCGTCAAATGGTTAAACTTCCTCACAACCACTTGATAACTTCCTCAAAGCATTCATGCTTGGGTATCAGACACGTTCGAAATTCCGCATCCAGgtcaatttgactttttgcatttgacatGTTAATTGTATATCAGAATTTGTTATTCATGTTActattattttcaaacattaCTAGGGTGCACTCATCTGACTTTGATAAGGTAAATTTGAGTAAATTTCCCTATTTCATATGTTTCTTAGTGAAGTCTCCGAACTCTTGCACACTCAGTCTTTTTTCGAGTCATCGTGGTTTGCATCAACTGTTATTTTGCATAAACAAATCTGTCTCATCTTCTTTGGAACCCATTTTGCATTAAATACAGTATGCCTCGCTGACACTTACCTTCTATTCTTATTACCCTGTAATTCACACAAGGCCATAGTAAAATAGGAGACAACTTTTCTCGATGTGGCACAGCATCACTGGGGTTTCCCCTTCCTTAAGCTGCTTGGCTCCTTATGTAATGGGCACAAATGTGGTCGAAGCCTTAAGACCACAAGATGAGCAAAAACCAACGCTTTGCCGCCTTGATGTGACTCAGCTTCTTCCCACTAGGCCACCTAATGTGCCCTTTTGCTGTTGACTGACAAGAAGATTGGAAGTTTGACCTGACCGTACTTTACGCCTGACTTGTGCTGGTCACGAAGAGCCAAGCGTGTTGTCAAAAGTATGACACTGTGCAAAACGAAGCGAAACAAGGGTTTGAATCTGACTAATGCACTTTGATATCTCACGTGTTTAGTTTCAAGATGCAAAATGAGGATGTGATTGTGACACACAACATGACACAATGTGACTTGTACGCGTAGCAGACAAATCATTTTGCACCTTGGCCTAAAACTTCAAATCAACCCACCTACATATCAATAAGAGCATATAATTGACTGGAGATTTGTGACAAGACTGAAATTAGCCCTAGTTTGTAAGAATTTGATAAGGATTAAGGATTTTATGCTACTTTATAATGTCGTGATTCAGCCCAAATGGATTTGTCCAAAAATCAATGTAACGTATTTGTCCATGAAACATttgtaataattaaaaaaaataaaataaaatagttgaCAGAGATGTGTGCACCgtttttcctctttgtcaCCACTGGTACACTTGTGTCAAATTTTGGGTCAATTAGTTCAACTTCTGAGGCATTTGATTGAAGAGGctcagtcaaaataaaaagccccaaacatatgacaaaaataaaccaactAAGTAGCTGCCACGGTGGTGTGACTCACTCTCATAATGACAAAGTCTCATGTTGTGGTTGACGTTCTTAGAATCACATCATTGCCCCTTTCCATAAAACAACAATATGTACTCATTTGACCCGAAATAACAGCATCTGAAATCATTTGGgatgtaataaaaaataatttcatctttgtcattttcatgGAAACCATGTCTCAACTAATTTAGTGTTCCAGAATAATAGTAATTCCCAACCAGAATGTGCCATGGGACATCAACAAGTGTGCCATGGGAAACTACACAATGTCACTTCACTGAtccaaaaatgatttatttatatataattgcACATTGTCACAGGACTTCCATGTAAAGCTCTTCTTAGTATTCCTTTTTGTTCCTTTACATGACTGCTTGGTCTCTGATTCCTTCCAGGTACACCATTGAGTGACACTGTGTGCAAGCAATGCCCCGCTGGTCATTTCTCCAGCAGCCGCTCGTCCACAGAACCATGTCGACCCCACAGAAACTGCACAGATTCAGGCCTGAAGACACTGCGATGGGGAACGTCCACTTCAGACAGCATCTGTGGAAGTCAAGACCAAATTATGGCCGTTGATTGTGTTCATCGGCACACTTTGTGCCACACAGGTGAGACCTGAGCTCATTTTACAGATCAGCTGTCGCCTCATACACGTCACTGCACACGGGTTGCAGCTCAAATTAGTCTGGAATGTGATTGTTTCTCTTCCTCACAACAGGGAATTTTATTTAGTCCTCTTTTCTGACCAGATTCACACTGCATGTCAAATCTTGATCCCGATTTAATGTAAATCCCACTGGAAACGAAGCATGTAGTAAACATTCTAGAAAGAGTTCAGAGTATTGcgcagtaaaaaaatgcaactctGGATATTCTGTGACGTACCGATTTGCATCATTTCTGGAAAGTACAGTCAAATCGAAGGCAGAGTTAGGCAAAGCTTCGAGGAAAAAGAATAGGTAGTTGCGTAAAACAAAACTGGTTGATAAATTTCATGGAAACGAAAATGAATGACAGAATGGGTTTTCATGCAAATTTGTATCAAGTGATGGCGCATGATACCACAAATAGGCAATATTTCAGCATCTATCTAAATCTTGTATGTTGTATATTATGCACTCATTTTAATTCTAAATCAGCTCTTAATTCCAGgaaagcaaatgtattttataagAAGCGGTTTGTTCACGTGTggaatgacaataataataaactgagATCATGTAGCTCCCTTATTATGTTTctatatatattaaatttattatttgctcTCTTGTTCCAGATGTGCTCTTGTGTGAGGAAGCAGTCTTCCAGTCGCTTGCCTCCCTGCAGCTGTCCTCCGTGCCCCTGGAGCGTCTACTGGAGAGTCTTCCGGGCCGCAGGGTGGATGGCAAGAGTGTGGAGAGGCTGAAGAAGGCCTGTTCACCACAGCAGCAAGTCTTCCAGCTGCTGAAGCTGTGGAGGCAGCAGAACAAGGACCAGGACAAGTTGTATGGCATCATAAAAGGTATTCGAAGAGGACAAAAGTGTTTTAGTTTTGTCAGTTGCTCCAGGATTTTACAGAATTTTAAAATTCGCGCAGGCTAGAATAAATTAAAGGCAAACTGCACTGTGAATTTTCACCTGAGATTCATTTGTTCCGAGTGGTATAGTGATATATTCATCATAATTAAAactattactactactactactaataataataaatagcgTTATcccaattgtttttattaataaaaatacattttttgataCTTGACCTAGATACCAAAGCCTACTCATCTTTGACGTTCTAAATTGTTTTGCAATCTTTTCTCAGTTGGTGACTCTCT
This DNA window, taken from Syngnathus acus chromosome 16, fSynAcu1.2, whole genome shotgun sequence, encodes the following:
- the LOC119135914 gene encoding tumor necrosis factor receptor superfamily member 11B-like, with protein sequence MESTLVHFYAVEMSAWIASSNPAMKLILLFTASLTWAFQQQAELSKYQYRDPVTSDLLLCDQCPPGTAVKKHCTAERATECQPCPERHFADSWHWGDSCQYCTLVCKERQLVKQECNSTHDRVCECAAGFHLVVEFCITHSSCPPGYGVTDLGTPLSDTVCKQCPAGHFSSSRSSTEPCRPHRNCTDSGLKTLRWGTSTSDSICGSQDQIMAVDCVHRHTLCHTDVLLCEEAVFQSLASLQLSSVPLERLLESLPGRRVDGKSVERLKKACSPQQQVFQLLKLWRQQNKDQDKLYGIIKGVNSCERKVSRCNSLKNVTLGDLLEVTNSLPGVKVHREDVLALVATCLPKQYMLQLLHLWKTANFDMDLVKGLSHSLRVLRNKGAPRYLLKGLKKISRIVGSTSTRKTYEKMFVSMLQDELCFKTLKPFNE